One genomic window of Archaeoglobus neptunius includes the following:
- the argS gene encoding arginine--tRNA ligase produces MFLRFINEVKRTLGEYGDERFLRESEHSDLASTISFKLAKELRKSPKEVADEIVQKIEIESDYIGSVESTNGYINFFASYDFLEDTVNVILDEDENYGHLNLGGEILVEHTSANPDGPLHIGHIRNSIIGDTIARILRKAGVDVKTHYYVNDMGRQVAITVLGVEKFGLTGKKPDHAIAEAYINANRLLESRPELERYVEELMLKYEGGDEEAVKKFRSVVGKALDGIKQTLDRINVTHDRYVWESEFIRNGYVEKVLKAIDGKGLIKKDGAWIIELEDFEKEVVVRRENGTTLYITRDLAYHLWKNENFDRFINVLGSDHKLYVSQLSRILEIVGLNPPEVIFFEFVSLPEGSMSTRRGKFISADELISKVLEEAEKIIADRDMDEEEKRKIAEAVAVGAVRFDFVKVAPEKPMTFDWAKALDFERQTASYIQYSHARACSILRKAVEGGMPDLEFKGELCNAEERRLVMLLSKMPYVISRVVDELRPNVFAEYVLSVAAAFNEFYRSNPVLKAESEVRMHRLAIVDATRIVLRNGLELLGIEPLERM; encoded by the coding sequence ATGTTTCTGCGATTTATAAACGAGGTGAAAAGGACTCTCGGTGAGTATGGTGATGAAAGATTTCTCAGAGAGAGCGAACATTCTGATCTGGCTTCAACGATCTCATTTAAACTTGCTAAAGAATTGAGAAAGAGTCCTAAAGAAGTGGCAGATGAAATCGTTCAGAAAATTGAGATTGAAAGCGATTATATCGGGAGCGTTGAGAGTACGAACGGGTACATAAACTTCTTCGCAAGTTACGATTTTCTCGAAGATACCGTAAATGTAATCCTTGATGAAGACGAAAATTACGGGCATCTGAACCTGGGAGGGGAAATTCTGGTTGAACACACGTCTGCAAACCCCGATGGCCCTCTGCATATCGGCCATATTAGGAACTCAATCATAGGAGACACAATTGCCAGAATTTTGAGGAAAGCTGGTGTGGATGTTAAGACGCACTATTATGTGAACGATATGGGCAGACAGGTAGCGATAACAGTTCTGGGAGTTGAAAAGTTTGGTCTTACCGGGAAGAAGCCAGACCATGCTATCGCAGAAGCGTACATTAACGCAAACAGGTTGCTGGAGAGCCGTCCAGAACTCGAAAGGTACGTTGAGGAGCTGATGCTGAAATATGAAGGCGGGGATGAAGAGGCAGTCAAGAAATTTAGGAGCGTAGTGGGCAAAGCTCTTGATGGAATAAAGCAGACTTTAGACCGAATTAACGTAACACATGATAGGTACGTGTGGGAGAGCGAGTTCATCAGGAACGGGTACGTTGAAAAGGTCCTGAAAGCTATTGATGGGAAAGGTCTTATAAAAAAGGATGGAGCATGGATAATAGAGCTTGAGGATTTTGAAAAGGAGGTTGTTGTGCGGAGGGAGAATGGTACAACTCTCTATATTACAAGAGATCTGGCCTACCATCTCTGGAAGAATGAGAACTTCGATAGGTTCATAAATGTTCTGGGTTCTGACCACAAACTCTACGTTTCACAGCTCTCCAGAATTCTCGAAATCGTTGGTTTAAATCCACCTGAGGTCATATTTTTCGAGTTTGTGTCCCTCCCTGAAGGAAGTATGAGCACAAGAAGAGGAAAGTTTATCTCCGCTGATGAGCTGATATCCAAGGTTTTGGAGGAGGCGGAGAAGATAATTGCAGACAGGGATATGGATGAGGAGGAGAAAAGGAAAATTGCAGAAGCTGTGGCGGTAGGAGCGGTGAGATTTGATTTCGTAAAGGTTGCACCGGAAAAGCCAATGACCTTTGACTGGGCCAAAGCACTGGACTTTGAAAGGCAGACGGCAAGCTACATCCAGTACAGCCATGCAAGAGCATGCAGCATTCTGAGAAAGGCTGTTGAAGGTGGTATGCCTGATCTCGAGTTCAAGGGTGAGCTTTGCAATGCTGAAGAAAGAAGACTTGTGATGCTTCTCTCAAAAATGCCGTACGTGATAAGCAGGGTTGTGGATGAACTCAGGCCCAATGTTTTTGCTGAGTATGTTCTGAGTGTTGCTGCAGCATTCAACGAGTTCTATCGCAGCAACCCCGTCCTGAAGGCCGAATCAGAGGTTAGAATGCACAGGCTGGCGATTGTGGATGCAACCCGCATCGTTCTCAGAAACGGACTGGAACTTCTGGGCATTGAACCTCTTGAGAGGATGTGA
- a CDS encoding zinc-dependent metalloprotease family protein, with translation MTASEFSDIVERARKEYMKRYGVDPLNPKVVVIDGIPVPKEYAKRLGEELVRGGRIPKFDLSIKLNQESSVKTTSDTGPQLKNNALYLWIVEAAGGDAPSSIDYLYATLDGYRRFQQFNDAATLDYYFVVNNWDASDVYTKKLSDYLQDLKEDMDWVRYTLNDGDPQNDMVIGWIKTADDNYCGYAYINGYFSVGVAESGYYSCWVLPLDIIAQHEISHNFNADDMGRYCWEHDRCIMNYCWAIMGTNTWCDSCWQKIYNNINGISET, from the coding sequence TTGACTGCATCTGAATTTTCAGATATTGTGGAAAGGGCAAGAAAGGAATACATGAAAAGGTACGGTGTCGATCCTTTGAATCCGAAAGTGGTGGTTATAGATGGCATTCCTGTCCCCAAAGAGTATGCTAAACGACTGGGTGAGGAACTTGTTAGAGGCGGCAGGATACCAAAATTTGATTTGAGCATTAAGCTCAATCAAGAATCATCAGTAAAAACGACGTCAGATACGGGACCTCAACTTAAGAACAACGCCCTTTATCTCTGGATCGTGGAAGCTGCAGGTGGTGATGCGCCAAGTAGCATAGATTACCTCTATGCAACGTTGGATGGTTACAGAAGGTTTCAGCAGTTTAATGATGCTGCGACACTCGACTATTATTTTGTTGTAAATAACTGGGATGCGAGCGATGTGTACACGAAGAAATTAAGCGATTATCTCCAAGATTTAAAGGAAGATATGGATTGGGTCAGGTACACTTTAAACGATGGAGATCCACAGAATGATATGGTGATCGGATGGATAAAAACAGCTGACGATAACTATTGTGGGTACGCCTATATAAATGGTTACTTCAGCGTCGGAGTAGCTGAGAGCGGATATTACTCATGCTGGGTTTTACCTTTGGACATCATCGCTCAGCATGAGATATCTCACAACTTCAATGCCGATGATATGGGCAGATACTGCTGGGAGCATGATAGGTGCATAATGAACTATTGCTGGGCGATTATGGGAACGAATACATGGTGCGACTCATGCTGGCAGAAGATATACAACAACATTAATGGAATAAGCGAGACGTAA
- a CDS encoding UPF0236 family transposase-like protein, translating into MLGRVLEEIDCLLVSSMQKGYGKNEYHKHQKERRTILTQLGKTTFKVSRVKDKSTGRTFCPLYNLIEFDGKRLYQPDIAAIAIYYALSMSHRDSRQRLERMTESPSHPTILFKSGLLREFLKMIEITGLKYLHLRFHSA; encoded by the coding sequence ATTCTGGGGAGAGTTCTGGAGGAAATAGACTGCCTTTTGGTCTCCTCAATGCAGAAAGGATACGGAAAGAATGAATACCACAAACATCAAAAAGAGAGGAGGACGATTTTAACGCAGCTTGGAAAAACAACCTTTAAAGTTAGCAGGGTCAAAGACAAATCGACAGGCAGAACTTTCTGTCCTCTCTATAACTTAATAGAATTCGACGGGAAAAGACTTTACCAGCCAGACATAGCTGCAATAGCCATCTATTATGCTTTATCGATGAGCCACAGAGATTCAAGGCAGAGGCTTGAGAGAATGACAGAGTCCCCTTCACATCCCACGATACTCTTTAAATCAGGTTTATTAAGAGAGTTCTTAAAAATGATTGAAATTACTGGGTTAAAATACTTACACCTAAGATTTCATTCTGCTTGA
- a CDS encoding AMP-binding protein encodes MLKGIPSTMNDDYQLNTTRIIQYAARIHPKREISSRTIKGMLRYNYAKAYERICAIANALEELGIKAGDVVGIMGFNTHRFYESYFSVPGLGAALLELNMRLPPADLGYVVEHSNAKALLVDDLLVSYAEMLAQQHDFEFFVVMSDREVETKLDPVYSYEELVEKSKKEREWDEIDERSTATIC; translated from the coding sequence ATGTTAAAGGGAATACCTTCTACGATGAATGATGACTACCAGCTTAACACCACAAGAATAATTCAGTATGCGGCCAGAATCCATCCGAAGAGGGAGATATCATCAAGAACAATTAAGGGTATGCTCAGATACAACTATGCTAAAGCTTATGAGCGTATTTGTGCGATTGCCAATGCCCTCGAAGAGCTTGGTATTAAGGCAGGAGATGTTGTTGGCATAATGGGTTTCAACACCCATAGATTTTACGAGAGCTACTTTTCTGTTCCCGGACTGGGAGCGGCTTTGCTTGAGCTCAACATGCGATTGCCTCCAGCGGATTTGGGCTATGTGGTGGAGCACAGTAATGCTAAAGCTCTTCTTGTGGATGATCTTCTGGTGTCCTATGCAGAAATGCTGGCACAGCAGCATGACTTCGAGTTCTTTGTTGTTATGAGTGACAGAGAGGTGGAAACAAAGCTCGATCCTGTTTACAGCTATGAGGAGCTTGTTGAAAAAAGCAAAAAGGAAAGGGAATGGGATGAGATCGATGAGAGAAGTACGGCAACAATATGCTAA
- a CDS encoding AMP-binding protein produces MREVRQQYANTSGTTGRPKGVYYSHRSVYLHAWGGVANLGIRAEDCVMQIVPMFHANGWGGHIGGTMVGAKLVFPGFFTLQNADLLVNLIVEEGVTVTMAAPVILIPMLEYLRKLEPRPDLKGLRIGSGASEPPVAMMKGFAEFGVEIVHAYGATETSPLVTMNFVKPELDLSEEEYWELKRCQGLPVLGTEVKIVDAEGNELPWDGKSMGELLIKGLWVTREYYNDERTRDSFTDGWWKSGDVAVITPEGYVKIVDRVKDVIKSGGEWISSVDLENYLMAHPAVYEACVVAAEHPKWQERPVAIVVLKPDYRGKIASANLKEFLGQRFSKWQLPDDIIFVDEIPKTSVGKFDKKLLRERYRKYLMEKVNKN; encoded by the coding sequence ATGAGAGAAGTACGGCAACAATATGCTAACACATCCGGAACAACTGGAAGGCCGAAGGGAGTGTACTATTCACACAGATCTGTTTACCTCCATGCATGGGGAGGTGTGGCAAATCTGGGGATAAGGGCTGAGGACTGCGTGATGCAGATCGTGCCCATGTTCCATGCGAACGGCTGGGGCGGGCATATCGGCGGGACAATGGTTGGAGCAAAACTCGTGTTTCCCGGATTCTTCACGCTGCAAAACGCCGATCTGCTGGTCAACCTTATTGTAGAGGAAGGTGTTACCGTAACAATGGCTGCACCGGTCATACTAATCCCGATGCTGGAGTATCTGAGAAAGCTTGAACCCAGACCTGATCTCAAAGGGCTCAGGATAGGCTCGGGAGCTTCAGAACCTCCGGTGGCGATGATGAAGGGTTTTGCGGAGTTTGGTGTTGAAATAGTACACGCATACGGTGCTACGGAAACGAGTCCACTAGTCACGATGAATTTCGTCAAACCTGAGCTTGATCTGAGTGAGGAGGAGTACTGGGAGCTGAAAAGGTGTCAGGGACTTCCGGTTTTGGGTACGGAGGTGAAGATTGTTGATGCAGAGGGCAACGAACTGCCATGGGATGGTAAGTCGATGGGCGAACTGCTGATAAAGGGTTTGTGGGTTACCAGAGAGTACTATAACGACGAGAGGACAAGGGATAGCTTTACTGATGGGTGGTGGAAGAGTGGTGATGTAGCCGTAATCACCCCTGAAGGGTACGTTAAAATCGTGGACAGGGTTAAGGATGTTATAAAAAGCGGTGGAGAGTGGATAAGCAGCGTTGATCTCGAAAACTACCTGATGGCTCATCCTGCTGTTTACGAAGCCTGTGTGGTTGCTGCGGAACACCCCAAATGGCAGGAAAGACCGGTAGCCATAGTCGTGCTGAAACCTGATTACAGGGGAAAGATTGCATCAGCGAATCTCAAAGAGTTTCTCGGTCAGAGGTTTTCAAAATGGCAGTTACCAGACGACATAATCTTTGTGGACGAAATTCCAAAGACAAGTGTAGGGAAATTTGACAAAAAGCTGCTCAGAGAAAGATACAGAAAATATCTGATGGAAAAAGTAAATAAAAATTAA
- the cdhB gene encoding CO dehydrogenase/acetyl-CoA synthase complex subunit epsilon, with the protein MPKAFEQPFDAANIPGPKMATLLEKGKPVANMIKRAKRPLLIVGPDITDEMFERVLKFVEKDITVVATGSAITRFVEAGVDGKVKYAVLHELTQFLLDPEWQGFDGQGNYDLVLMLGTIYYHGSQMLAAIKNFAPHIRALAIDRYYHPNADMSFGNLWKKEEDYLKLLDEILTEL; encoded by the coding sequence ATGCCGAAAGCGTTTGAACAGCCTTTCGATGCGGCAAACATTCCCGGGCCGAAGATGGCGACGTTGCTTGAGAAGGGCAAACCTGTGGCGAACATGATAAAGAGGGCAAAGAGGCCTCTGCTCATCGTTGGACCGGACATAACGGATGAGATGTTCGAGAGAGTTCTGAAATTCGTTGAGAAGGATATCACAGTGGTGGCAACGGGAAGTGCAATAACGAGGTTTGTTGAGGCAGGAGTTGACGGAAAGGTCAAGTATGCGGTACTGCATGAACTGACCCAGTTCCTTCTCGACCCCGAGTGGCAGGGATTTGACGGGCAGGGTAACTACGACCTTGTCCTCATGCTTGGAACCATCTACTACCACGGCTCCCAGATGCTTGCCGCAATCAAGAACTTCGCCCCGCACATCAGAGCTCTTGCAATCGACCGCTACTATCATCCGAATGCAGACATGAGCTTTGGCAACCTCTGGAAAAAAGAAGAAGATTACTTGAAGCTGCTGGACGAAATTCTGACGGAACTTTAA
- the cdhA gene encoding CO dehydrogenase/acetyl-CoA synthase complex subunit alpha produces MVLELGKGTFVIDELKNVSIKIGEVVEEEEEWAPMGPTPMPGIATLRDWDFFLLKRYKPFYAPACDMCCLCTMGKCDLTGNKRGACGIDLAAQTGRIVTIAVAMGTTCHTGHARHMLHDIVHMTGKKLDEIPVDLGPEIAEVAPLTELITGIKPKTLADLEKALRYVEEQITQVMDAVHTGQEGSYLDFESKALHLGMMDALGKEIADIAQICAFGFPKGESNQPLIEIGMGVIDRNKAVVLVIGHHAPPAINIADYIDNNGLENDVELAGICCTAHDMSRYYEKAKIVGALGRQLKAIRAGIADVIVIDEQCIRADILYHTKKLGIPVICTNEKAMHGLPDMTGKDPKEIIKYLLDGNVGCVILDPLKVGEVAVEVARARRKQRGEDFKPVLSEEEFMNYAKACTQCGNCTIACPQGIRIGEAMEAAENGDRSKLEERWDICIACGRCEQVCPKNIPIIDMFNFAAWNRIINEKGKVRRGRGPVRDSEIRNVGAPIVLGTIPGVIAIVGCSNYPNGTKDAYTFMNEFASRNYIVVTTGCMAMDAGLYKDEEGQTVYERYPDDFDGGCVANLGSCVANAHIHGAAIKVARIFAKRNIRANFEEIADYILNRLGACGLAWGAYSQKAASIATGVNRLGIPVVVGPHGSKYRRAFLGRPYNDEDWMVYDVRSGEKVRIEPAPQDLLVAAETVEEAIPLMAKLCFRPNDTSQGRSIKLTHYLDLSLKYLKRMPDDWHLFVRSEADLPLAKKEELLKELEDKHGWKIDWEKKKIVEGPIRPYYAGFNPTNVERLFKEGFMTL; encoded by the coding sequence ATGGTGCTTGAGCTCGGAAAAGGAACTTTTGTTATAGATGAATTAAAGAACGTAAGCATAAAAATCGGAGAAGTTGTTGAAGAGGAGGAGGAATGGGCTCCAATGGGCCCAACCCCAATGCCAGGCATCGCAACACTCAGAGACTGGGATTTCTTCCTTCTAAAAAGGTACAAGCCATTCTACGCTCCAGCATGCGACATGTGCTGCCTGTGTACGATGGGCAAGTGTGATCTGACGGGCAACAAGAGAGGAGCGTGCGGAATTGACCTCGCAGCCCAGACGGGCAGGATTGTGACGATAGCCGTTGCAATGGGAACAACCTGTCACACAGGGCATGCAAGGCACATGCTTCACGATATTGTACACATGACCGGAAAGAAGCTCGATGAAATTCCGGTTGATCTCGGGCCAGAGATTGCAGAGGTTGCTCCGCTGACAGAGCTTATCACAGGAATAAAGCCGAAAACGCTTGCCGACCTTGAAAAGGCTTTGAGATATGTGGAGGAGCAGATAACTCAGGTAATGGATGCCGTCCATACCGGACAGGAGGGGAGTTATCTTGACTTTGAGAGCAAGGCTCTACATCTGGGAATGATGGATGCTCTGGGTAAGGAGATTGCAGACATCGCCCAGATCTGTGCTTTTGGCTTTCCAAAGGGGGAGAGCAACCAGCCATTAATAGAGATTGGAATGGGAGTAATTGACAGAAACAAAGCCGTCGTTCTTGTTATAGGTCATCACGCTCCTCCAGCAATAAATATTGCCGACTACATCGACAACAACGGACTGGAGAACGATGTAGAGCTCGCAGGAATTTGCTGCACAGCCCACGACATGAGCAGATACTACGAGAAGGCAAAGATTGTTGGAGCTCTTGGCAGACAGCTTAAGGCGATAAGGGCAGGAATTGCGGATGTCATCGTTATTGACGAGCAGTGCATAAGGGCAGACATTCTTTACCACACCAAAAAGCTCGGAATTCCGGTTATATGCACAAACGAGAAAGCCATGCACGGTCTGCCGGATATGACGGGTAAGGATCCGAAAGAGATCATCAAGTACCTGCTTGATGGCAACGTTGGTTGTGTTATCCTCGATCCGCTGAAAGTTGGTGAGGTGGCGGTTGAGGTTGCGAGGGCGAGGAGAAAGCAGAGAGGTGAAGACTTCAAGCCGGTTCTGAGCGAGGAAGAGTTCATGAACTATGCCAAAGCCTGCACACAGTGCGGAAACTGCACGATAGCATGTCCGCAGGGGATCAGGATTGGAGAGGCTATGGAAGCTGCTGAAAATGGAGATAGAAGTAAGCTCGAGGAGAGGTGGGACATCTGCATAGCATGCGGCAGATGCGAGCAGGTGTGTCCGAAGAACATACCCATCATAGACATGTTCAACTTCGCCGCTTGGAACAGAATTATCAACGAGAAGGGCAAAGTCAGGAGGGGTAGAGGTCCTGTTAGGGACTCGGAGATCAGGAACGTTGGTGCTCCGATCGTTCTGGGTACGATTCCGGGAGTTATTGCTATCGTAGGATGCAGCAACTACCCCAACGGAACAAAGGATGCATACACGTTCATGAACGAATTCGCTTCGAGAAACTACATCGTCGTCACAACTGGCTGTATGGCCATGGATGCTGGACTGTACAAGGACGAGGAGGGACAGACAGTTTACGAGAGATATCCGGATGACTTCGACGGTGGCTGTGTTGCCAACCTCGGTAGCTGCGTTGCTAATGCTCACATCCACGGTGCAGCGATAAAGGTTGCGAGAATTTTCGCAAAGAGGAACATCAGGGCGAATTTTGAGGAGATTGCGGACTACATCCTTAACAGACTTGGTGCATGCGGTCTGGCTTGGGGAGCCTACAGCCAGAAGGCTGCTTCAATTGCAACCGGAGTTAACAGACTCGGCATTCCTGTAGTTGTCGGGCCGCACGGAAGCAAGTACCGCAGAGCATTTCTTGGCAGACCATACAACGACGAGGACTGGATGGTTTACGATGTGAGGAGCGGGGAGAAGGTTAGAATAGAGCCAGCTCCACAGGACCTGCTTGTTGCAGCAGAAACTGTTGAAGAGGCAATTCCGCTGATGGCCAAGCTCTGCTTCCGCCCCAACGATACCTCTCAGGGAAGATCGATAAAGCTGACACATTATCTCGACCTCAGCCTGAAGTACCTCAAAAGAATGCCCGACGACTGGCATCTGTTCGTGAGGAGTGAGGCTGACCTGCCTCTCGCCAAGAAGGAGGAGCTGCTGAAGGAGCTCGAAGACAAGCACGGCTGGAAGATCGACTGGGAGAAGAAGAAGATCGTTGAGGGACCGATAAGACCCTACTATGCAGGTTTCAACCCGACGAACGTGGAAAGGCTGTTTAAGGAAGGGTTCATGACGCTGTGA
- a CDS encoding FeoA family protein, whose protein sequence is MTVLPLSALREGQEGRIVAVNGGRGCTVRLMSMGIAPGKKIKIAGRRGGALLVSVNGTKFVVGRGLAMKVAVDVGEKG, encoded by the coding sequence ATGACAGTACTCCCATTGTCAGCACTCAGAGAAGGGCAGGAAGGCAGGATCGTTGCAGTAAATGGTGGTAGGGGCTGTACTGTTCGATTGATGTCAATGGGAATAGCTCCTGGAAAGAAAATCAAGATCGCAGGAAGGAGGGGAGGAGCCTTACTTGTCTCTGTTAATGGCACGAAGTTTGTTGTCGGAAGAGGTCTGGCGATGAAGGTGGCAGTTGATGTTGGGGAAAAGGGCTGA
- a CDS encoding metal-dependent transcriptional regulator, whose product MLGKRAEDYLEAIYSLSREKGYAKVMELAEMLDVKPATVSEMLDKLSRKGYVVYRKRHHVTLTEKGIEEAMKLREKRNLVIKFLTALGVPDHVAEKDACALEHVLHPETLEQLNNFVRFIESSPSVSPKWLDHFREFCRTGKHPCLKQR is encoded by the coding sequence ATGTTGGGGAAAAGGGCTGAAGACTATCTGGAGGCTATTTACTCTCTGAGCAGGGAGAAAGGTTATGCTAAGGTTATGGAGCTGGCAGAAATGCTGGATGTCAAGCCTGCCACCGTTTCCGAGATGCTGGATAAACTTTCCAGAAAAGGATATGTTGTGTACAGGAAAAGGCATCATGTAACACTGACTGAGAAAGGCATAGAAGAGGCAATGAAGCTCAGAGAGAAAAGAAATTTGGTGATTAAGTTTCTTACTGCTCTGGGTGTTCCTGATCACGTTGCCGAGAAAGATGCGTGTGCTCTCGAACATGTTCTGCATCCTGAAACGCTCGAACAACTAAACAATTTCGTCCGTTTTATAGAATCCAGCCCTTCAGTCAGTCCAAAGTGGCTGGATCACTTCAGAGAGTTTTGCAGAACAGGAAAACATCCATGCCTGAAGCAGAGGTGA
- the feoB gene encoding ferrous iron transport protein B, translated as MAMVGNPNVGKTSLLNALTGGNFSVGNFPGVTVEKKEGKGKIDGKTVTFVDLPGIYSFQAESIDEQVARDYLIKEKPDLILNVINALNIERNLYLTLQLTEFGIPMIVVLNMIDEARKEGINIDAEKLSDLLRVPVVETSAVRGEGIQELRREILRGGRIPRVYHGSIEEIVKMAEDIAREVVRAGGIGKSEFEEALDEVFMDRHLGIPIFLSIMWMMFVFTYSVAQPLTDLLGSLFDSIASHIAGLGGWFFSMLGNGVVAGVGSVLSFVPNIVFLFLFLSLLELSGYMPRAVFLVDGFMSRFGLNGRSVIPIIMGFGCNVPAVLATRSIEDRKVRIATVLVNPFISCSARLPIYILFAGTFFPESGSLIIMALYLTGVVIALVSALILRNSLLKGESEFIMELPPYMLPNTRELWLMTWSRTKHFIQKAGTVILVMSVVVWYITNYPGGNIESSYAAMLGKAIQPLFSPMGWSWELVLALISGFVAKEVVVATIGVLNVDISSIMSPTQAFAYMLFTLLYMPCVATISAIRAEIGARWAAFAVLFSFSVAYVISILATVVGAWF; from the coding sequence GTGGCGATGGTTGGGAATCCCAATGTTGGGAAAACGAGTTTGCTCAATGCTCTGACCGGCGGTAACTTCTCTGTGGGCAACTTTCCGGGCGTTACAGTTGAAAAGAAAGAAGGTAAAGGTAAGATTGACGGAAAGACCGTTACATTTGTTGATCTGCCGGGCATTTACAGTTTTCAGGCGGAAAGCATTGATGAACAGGTGGCAAGGGACTATTTAATCAAAGAAAAGCCCGATCTGATTCTCAATGTTATAAACGCTCTGAACATTGAGAGAAACCTGTATCTGACTCTTCAGCTTACGGAATTTGGAATACCCATGATCGTCGTTCTCAACATGATCGACGAGGCTAGGAAGGAAGGAATCAACATTGATGCCGAAAAGCTGAGTGATCTTCTGAGGGTGCCTGTTGTCGAGACCTCTGCCGTTAGGGGAGAGGGCATCCAGGAACTCAGGAGGGAAATACTGAGGGGCGGGAGGATACCCAGGGTATATCATGGCAGCATTGAAGAAATAGTGAAGATGGCCGAGGACATTGCAAGGGAGGTTGTGAGAGCAGGAGGTATCGGAAAGTCGGAATTTGAAGAAGCTCTGGATGAAGTCTTTATGGACAGACATCTCGGAATTCCGATTTTTCTTTCAATCATGTGGATGATGTTCGTATTTACCTACTCTGTCGCTCAGCCTCTGACCGATTTGCTTGGCAGCCTGTTCGATAGCATCGCATCTCATATTGCCGGACTGGGTGGATGGTTTTTCTCCATGCTGGGTAATGGTGTTGTTGCTGGAGTTGGCAGTGTTCTTTCGTTCGTTCCGAACATAGTCTTCCTGTTCCTTTTTCTTTCTCTGCTTGAGCTGAGCGGTTATATGCCCAGAGCTGTCTTTCTTGTTGACGGATTCATGTCCAGATTCGGGTTAAATGGGAGATCCGTAATTCCTATCATAATGGGTTTTGGTTGCAATGTTCCGGCTGTTCTTGCGACAAGAAGCATTGAGGACAGGAAGGTCAGGATAGCCACAGTGCTGGTAAATCCCTTCATCTCCTGTTCTGCAAGACTTCCGATATATATCCTATTTGCCGGTACCTTCTTTCCCGAGAGTGGAAGTCTCATAATTATGGCGCTCTATTTAACCGGTGTGGTGATAGCCCTGGTTTCAGCTTTGATACTGAGAAACTCGCTGCTCAAGGGTGAAAGCGAGTTTATCATGGAACTTCCACCCTACATGCTTCCGAACACCAGAGAACTCTGGCTCATGACATGGAGCAGGACAAAGCACTTCATTCAGAAAGCCGGTACGGTAATTCTGGTTATGTCGGTGGTGGTATGGTATATAACAAACTATCCGGGAGGGAATATAGAGAGCAGCTATGCAGCGATGCTGGGAAAGGCGATCCAGCCACTATTTTCGCCAATGGGCTGGAGCTGGGAACTTGTTCTTGCTTTGATATCTGGATTTGTCGCAAAGGAGGTCGTTGTTGCTACAATTGGTGTTTTGAATGTGGATATATCCAGTATTATGAGTCCGACTCAGGCCTTCGCTTACATGCTGTTCACTCTTTTGTACATGCCATGCGTTGCAACAATATCAGCGATCAGGGCTGAGATCGGAGCAAGGTGGGCGGCGTTTGCGGTTTTATTCAGCTTTTCAGTTGCGTACGTTATATCCATCCTTGCAACGGTGGTGGGAGCATGGTTCTAG